The Plasmodium yoelii strain 17X genome assembly, chromosome: 8 DNA window aaattaataatgattaatctaatattataccctatgataaataaattaaagcgtataaataaacttctattaatacaaatgtaaaatacaaaaagaaaatagtaactacatttcaaacttaaaaatatattgtatatatattgcgATTTTTGTTGCATTACAacaaatgttagatgcataataatattttatagataacgttgtattgtcgattcGCGATCGATATTtgtgaatctatattttatgattatctattatGTATTAGCAGTGTGTTTaattgatattaaaaatataatcattaatacgaaggtatattataatgtagacaattgTTTCAAATGAatcgaattataattatactctgatatataaaattactatactgttcggttataaaaatgcgatttgaatcaaaataaatatgataaaataataagttttgttaaataaaatgtttcatcaaccaaagaaacatattatgttatatataattcaacaTAGCCCCTAATTAgcaagttttatataatgaaaattatgatatagaataatatgaattcatatataatcaatatagacattttattttaatcatattaaattggcatgaacactcaattatatatattataacttatgaaaaaatatgatgcagcccttttcatattaatggcagTACCCCTTTGGGGGTGCATATTTGGACTTTATCTcaatattaaacatacgggtatagtacatatattaaattattgttcaaattatataaaattaaatgcaatataatacttagcactaacccgaatatgggttccgcATGCACAACCCTTACCCATAACACAAAAACTATAtgaaaattatgcaaaaattgtGACCAAAAATTACTCtccaatagacagtttcttaacatatataaatcattattagtTTCCTTAAATAGTCATTCTCtttgaatcatatattaatgattcattttcttcttaatattttttattttttctcttaaatattgtttttgagctcgtttccgaaatccaaataatgaatactaatataaaatgttaagaaatatatgttttttttgttaacatttggatatatataatgaaaataattttttaattccttattatttaccttgtaagaaattcctaaaaaaaatgctattgcaccaaatatcgataaaactgtaaataATCTATTTCCTATCGACGAACTGGATGTAACTCTAGATGTTTGTGCGTACATGTTTGATGTTATCTCTGGAAGGGATTGagtatttttacatttatcttttatattatcataatcagttgataaaTCAGACAATATTTGACCATGTAGGGTATCTTCAATATTACTGTCATCTTTGAGCTCTGCATATTCGTTAACAAAACTAGTAGCATTGTCTGACAATATGTTGCTATTTGTATTCGTTTCAAGATTACCATACATACTACATATTAATTTggatgcatcataaaatttagacagaTCTTTAATATTAATCTTCAacaaatcattttttttatttaaggCATCCTCAAGATctgtatatgtataggcatcacttataaattttttatatttatcactattttttacatgtttattataaaaatcgttTATTTGTGTGGTTTTGTGCTCTGAGTTTTGATTTAATTtgtaacttaaccataaaataatatatagaaaaaatggTTTAATATCATTTACAATTTTACCCTTTTTTGGGtatttagaaaaatattgTTCAAGTAACCATAAAAATCCAATCGTAATTTTATCGAGATCACTATTACAGTTTTTATCAGGGCAGTATTTTACGAATTTCGAATTACTATAAAAATCGAGTGATGATGTTTGGGTAACGTCATCAGGTAAATATTGCCTCAAAGAACCAATTATTCCAcactaaaaaaacatttaaaaaaaattgataaaaatatgtattaagaaaatattattaaaataaaacttaatgaagtttatagtaaatataatatcaaaaagtGTATATACTAAATCATCATTCATTGTGatggaatataatttataatttctaGGTTAAGGGGgtatcatattatatatatatactaaaataggtaatacaattatttaaccctatatacaTCAATTATCTGTAGATAAAAACATTTGTATTATTGTTAATTtcaattttaaattaatatggaataataatataatattttactaaaagaatattatattattatttatcgTAATTAGATAAATTACCTTATTTTGGGGGACGTTTAAacatttattatcatatgcatatataatacaattttgcaTAAATTGTTATCCTTAATAACATTCATATgagcattattataaaaattaaagtaacattgtaatgaatttagaatatatcttcttatacatatgttttaatatagaacataAACAATGCCCtgaaacttaaatactgcacaaatataaaaaaacaaaaaagttattattactataatccttaaaaatatataaatagtaattttttaaaatatattaaatatttatatacttgtttcttataatatataatacattttttctaaaatgataatattttcaaattaagttatatACTCCACTttttatgcaaattatataaatttaatattacttttaattaatatatatacattccaattatattttaacattttcaataactttatttttagtcATACGtacttcaatttagaaatataccttattgggcaattttataatatattttgcacatcttttccacggtttaaaacgacaattagcactgaaaccgtatttataagcttaaataggt harbors:
- a CDS encoding PIR protein, which codes for MNDDLCGIIGSLRQYLPDDVTQTSSLDFYSNSKFVKYCPDKNCNSDLDKITIGFLWLLEQYFSKYPKKGKIVNDIKPFFLYIILWLSYKLNQNSEHKTTQINDFYNKHVKNSDKYKKFISDAYTYTDLEDALNKKNDLLKINIKDLSKFYDASKLICSMYGNLETNTNSNILSDNATSFVNEYAELKDDSNIEDTLHGQILSDLSTDYDNIKDKCKNTQSLPEITSNMYAQTSRVTSSSSIGNRLFTVLSIFGAIAFFLGISYKYSLFGFRKRAQKQYLREKIKNIKKKMNH